One genomic segment of Oncorhynchus kisutch isolate 150728-3 linkage group LG15, Okis_V2, whole genome shotgun sequence includes these proteins:
- the trappc6bl gene encoding trafficking protein particle complex subunit 6B, like, which yields MADDVLFEFLHMEMVSHIYKDQASRGEMDKDRATCVSTLEGMGFRVGQGLIERFTKDSPSFKDDLDVMKFICKDFWINVFRKQIDNLRTNHQGTYVLQDNKFALLTQFSNGKQYLEEAPKYLAYSCGLVRGALSNLGMDCVVTAEVSLMPSCKFQVVIQKI from the exons ATGGCCGACGACGTACTCTTTGAGTTCCTCCACATGGAGATGGTGTCCCATATTTACAAAGACCAAGCCTCGAGAGGGGAGATGGACAAG GATAGGGCAACGTGTGTGTCCACTCTGGAAGGCATGGGCTTCAGAGTAGGACAGGGGCTTATAGAAAG GTTCACAAAAGATTCGCCCAGCTTCAAAGATGACTTGGATGTCATGAAATTCATCTGTAAAGACTTCTGGATAAATGTCTTCAGAAAGCAAATTGACAACCTTAGGACAAACCACCAG GGTACTTATGTTTTGCAAGACAACAAGTTTGCGCTCTTGACACAGTTTTCTAACGGGAAGCAGTACCTCGAGGAAGCTCCAAAA TATCTGGCATACTCCTGTGGATTGGTGAGAGGAGCTTTGTCTAACTTGGGGATGGATTGCGTGGTGACAGCTGAGGTCTCCCTAATGCCCTCAT GTAAATTCCAGGTCGTGATTCAGAAGATTTGA
- the LOC109905449 gene encoding uncharacterized protein LOC109905449 translates to MDLSERRPNKWWTESDTFAMLALIEQLDLVHELDKKRQRNDSHFRRLRYSLAKRDIHFTVNQIRNRWKSLKHKYRKIKMAGYRSAAARLSTIESFRYFRMLDRMLARRARVGAPVQGIADGHNMVVLTPSDLEDHTDGDVAQPESAAPWQDSLAPALEGEADETNAIPIEANASTPGWALKSDEIMTLGLSGEYLYPVKREPHSVPSLHDGEGARDSTGCSPQEQTGTCEDTSTLILQQLTILNHQLGEQLAEQRAFHCSMLGMMDRQIEVLEQLSNFSTGRQVKAEPDDSNTPISQQVHNSLVRILRGVEQVQTQGHQQCSCKAYPSQPTSPSWTVSLLEVQNESPSRDENSTSDTSNPQPSDHGRPEPQGPSPSEQLPTSPQKGVLLNGLSNKFQHN, encoded by the exons ATGGACCTGAGTGAGAGGAGACCCAACAAGTGGTGGACAGAGTCGGACACCTTCGCCATGCTGGCCCTCATCGAGCAGCTGGACCTGGTGCATGAGCTGGATAAGAAGCGCCAGCGCAACGACTCGCACTTCCGCCGCCTGCGCTACAGCCTGGCCAAGCGGGACATCCACTTCACTGTCAACCAGATACGCAACCGCTGGAAGAGCCTCAAGCACAAGTACCGCAAGATCAAGATGGCAGGATACCGTAGCGCTGCTGCACGCCTGTCCACCATCGAGTCGTTCCGTTACTTTCGTATGCTGGACCGCATGCTGGCCAGGAGGGCCCGGGTGGGGGCCCCAGTGCAAGGCATTGCAGATGGACACAATATGGTGGTGTTGACCCCTTCAGACCTGGAGGATCATACAGATG GTGATGTTGCTCAGCCCGAATCTGCGGCCCCTTGGCAGGACAGCCTGGCTCCAGCTCTAGAGGGAGAAGCAGACGAGACCAATGCCATCCCAATAGAGGCCAACGCCAGCACTCCGGGCTGGGCCTTGAAGTCAGATGAGATAATGACTTTGGGTCTGTCTGGAGAGTATCTTTACCCTGTGAAGAGAGAGCCACATTCAGTACCCTCTTTACATGATGGTGAGGGAGCTAGGGACTCCACTGGCTGCAGTCCACAAGAACAAACTG GCACTTGTGAGGACACCAGCACCCTGATCCTCCAGCAGCTCACCATCCTGAACCATCAGCTAGGGGAACAACTCGCTGAGCAAAGGGCCTTCCACTGCAGCATGCTGGGTATGATGGACCGACAGATAGAGGTCCTGGAGCAGCTCTCCAACTTCTCCACAGGCCGCCAGGTCAAGGCCGAACCCGATGACAGTAACACTCCTATCAGCCAGCAGGTCCACAACTCCCTGGTGCGCATCTTGAGAGGAGTGGAACAGGTCCAAACCCAAGGACACCAGCAATGCTCATGCAAGGCCTACCCCTCACAGCCTACATCTCCCTCCTGGACAGTCTCTCTGTTGGAGGTCCAGAATGAATCACCCTCCAGGGATGAGAACTCAACTAGTGACACATCCAACCCTCAGCCCTCAGACCATGGGCGTCCTGAACCTCAAGGACCATCCCCCTCAGAGCAGCTTCCCACTTCTCCACAGAAGGGTGTTTTGCTTAACGGACTCTCAAACAAGTTCCAGCACAACTGA